The genomic window ACCAGTTGCTTGTTGTGTTGTTGGTATGCATATTTCTATATAGATTTGGGTCCCCCCACCACACTCTCCATTGCAGAGACTTTGCCAGTGTTGACAGCATCTATGAAAATCGGGAAGACAAACCCAAATCTAAAACAGGGCTGAGTGAAGACCTTCTTTCCTTCTCTCTCATTTCATGCTATCACAAAATAAAACCTTATTTTTTCCTGCCCCTCTCACGTGCACCATATCCTTCTGACTTTCTCTCTATAGATAACATAACATAAGATTACCCCCAATGTCCCCCCCCTAACTTCGTTTAACCTCTTGGATATAAATAAATCTAcctttcaaaaaacaaaaaaacacctTCATTTTAACCTCTCTGTAGAGCTGGGGGGTTCATGCTAGAAAGTGGTTTAGTCTTTAGAGAAACTAGAATTGCAAGATATATTGTTTGGAGGTGTAGGTTGGGCTTCAGCAGAGAAATGACACTTGAAACCCTTTCTTCCAACGACCTCTTGAACTTCGTTATCTATGATACTATATCTGCAACCCCATACAGCAGCAATGACTCTTTCGTGACTACTTTCTCAATGGAAGAACAATCTACTAGTACTGCTTTGAATTGCTTTCCAATGGTGACTCCTCCACAATGCTGCCGCTCAACAGCAACGGAAGCTATGGAACGGAGGCCGAATTTGGCAGTTCAAGGGAggaaaaagagaaggagaaagCCAAGGGTATGCAAGAACAAAGAAGAGGCCGAGACTCAAAGAATGACTCACATTGCTGTTGAGCGAAACAGGCGAAAGCAAATGAATGAGCATCTAGCTGTTTTACGCTCCCTCATGCCTGAGTCTTATGTCCAAAGGGTTTGTCTTCTCCATCCTTTCTCTTTTTATCTTCCTCTCCTCAAATGAGTCATTACTTCAATTCTATATTGGGATGCCCTAATAATTATGATTAACTGTCTAACAAAAGAGTGGGGTTtagtttataatatatattgGATTTGGAACTAAATGTTGTATCTATATTATTCTGGGTTGTTGAAACTTAAGTTCATGGCTTTAGAATTTTAAGTATTACCATATTTCATTCATCAATTAACGAGTTCTTTACTTTTAGAGAAATCCTTCAAAGTTTAACTAATTGATATACTTAAGCGAAATGCAATTCTGATGTGATTCAGTACAGTTCTGAAAAGCTGGACTGATTGAGGGTCTAAAGTTCAATAATAGTTCCGACTTGAAAAAAGGTTGGCATAATGTTGCGGCAAAATTGTATCAGACAGGTAAAAAAGTTCAGCTAGAATTGGCAAATATTAAAAGAAATCTATTATTGCCTTTTGCTTTTCTTTGGATTATTCTTTTGTTTGCTAGTCATGCAAAAGctgaattaataaaagaaaaagctgTTCCTGTAAATTATCGAAATAGTAATAAATAGGATATATCAAAATAGCTTTTTCATttgctatattattatttaaatagaaattCAGCagaaccatgattgaaaactcatgGTTAATCTCATTTGCtgtttgaatatatatatctACATTTTTATCCCAAATCAAAGCAAGTTTTAAGATAAGTTTATGATTTTTGCATGTGTAGGGTGATCAAGCATCCATAGTTGGTGGTGCCATAGAGTTTGTGAAGGAGCTTGAGCACCTTCTGCAGACCCTTGAAGCTGAAAAGTTTAGGGTACTGCAACAAGTAACACCAGCTGCTGCTGCCAATGAAGAAACCACCAACACCAACTCCAAAATGCTATCATCACCACCATTTGCACAATTTCTTATGCAGCCTCAGTACACCTGGTCTCAGATCCCTAACAAATATACATCAAAAACTAAGGCATCAACAGCCGATATTGAGGTGACATTGATTGAAACTCATGCTAATCTTCGAATTCTCTTGCGAAAAGGTCCCACTCAGCTTTGCAAGCTTGTTGCTGGTTTTCAATCACTTTACCTTTCCATCCTCCACCTCAATGTCACAACCCTGGATCCATTTGTTCTCTACTCTATCAGTGCCAAGGTAATATTATAACAATCCAATTTTgcgtataaatatataaattgcaCTCTATAAGAAACTGAAAAAGTAATATACTAAGATGAGTCAATGAAAATTTTGAGTtcattaattttagaaaaaggaaagattaatttatatttatgttttcataGAATGGTAGAAAACAATGATGGATGGGGTAGTGTTTCTTCGGACATTCTACGACTATTAAGAGATGGTCGTCTTCAATTATTGTCATATGGGGGAGTGGGCATATACCGTCTTTTGCTCTCGTATACTTTTGTTTTTCTccttgaaaaggaaaaaaacgtcattttccattattttagaCGACCTTTGTTTagttatttcttttttctctctataATTCAAGAAAACCATAGGATTTTTGGGCTAAAATTTGAAACATTCTGAATACAGGTTGAAGAAGGATGCCAGCTCAGCTCCGTAGATGACATAGCAAGGGCAGTTCACCACATGATCAGAATAATTGAGCAAGATGCCACTGCTTTATGTTGATCTATCCATATCACCAATATGCCAcccactttattattattattttttgtgtttctgCATTTCTTCTTTTTTACTGTTCTTGTATGTATGTAGCTTGAATCAATGAAAAAATAGTGTGTTATGAGTTTATCGTAGGTTTGACTTTTCAGGTCGGTATGTAATATATACAAACTTCATTACTACGTATTGTTTTTTCTTAAAATGCCAATGAGATCGTTGTTTAGGTCTCATGCATGCATCGGCATATCATATGAGTAGCTTCACCCCAATTACTTGCATGATTTTTCACTAAAATCTTAAAGATATTTGTTGCTAAACTTGAATATGACATTGATTCATTGGTTTAGAGTTGTGTATCTCTATTTTAAGAATCTCAGTACATAACTTAATTATTACACTACTAAAGATTAAGAAGTTATGTTACTATACATATAAATTGATATTTCACTAAAAGCCATAGGTTGAGCAGTAAATAAAAAACTGTCAAACCgtccttttcattattttgggtttaaataCATATAAGAAAATCCAAGAAGGTACAAGCAGGTGATTGGCAGGTTTGTAATGAAACTCATGTCTCTCTTTCTCTAATAATAGAGGAGACAAATTTTGGCATCAGCGGGTTTAGATGATCAAGAAAATTGGAAAGTTGACATTGCAGAAGTTGGTGCTAGGACCGGGACGGGTATTGGAAAAAGTGATTTggttttttttctagtttttacAAGCTTGAGGGGTCTTAGAGAgggttttctattttctttttaaaaattttgattctaattttattttggggttgCGATCCATTATATATCTCTCTCATTTCAGCCTTCATTGTTGTTTCTTTATGTAAGCATGAAGCTGTACCTTAATTAAGACTTATGTCTTCTTGTGTAAACCAGACAGTGACGTTGGATCAATCTTTaccctctcctttttttttttagaaggaaagataaaaaagaagaagaatatttTCAGTTTTCTATTATAATTCgacttttttaattttcaatttgtgTACTTTCAAGTTTAAAACCATTTTTccatggattttttttttcttaaaaaatgtaatgtaatgtaatgATATGGTATGGTATATTGGTATatacattttgatatttttgtataattagataaatgttatatatttttccttttttaatatgaaaaatgTTTTAGTGTACGTAAATTTTATGGTATATATATCATGGGATcatatgtttttaataaataagttacaTCGAATTatttaatagaattaaaaaaattggtcTTAACGCACTCAAAATACACATttcaaaaaacaaagaaattataGTAAATCCACGTAGTATTAAATTTTTAACCTACAAATACATCACCATAACTTTAGGTATTGGGGTGAATGCGATGTATGAGGAAGTGTTGAGAGGCGTTCACATCAATACCATATATGAAGACACAATTGAAAAGGGTCCTTGTTAGATATTCGCTCTTATCAACTTGGAGATGTTCTAAATAATTGGATTGCGAAGGAAATTCCTGTAgttttagagcttactcagagtaatgttcagaacactcttattgcttttagcctagaagtgataagaacacctttgtgaaataggctcatgtctgaaagttattattttaatacatcATTGTGATCATTTTTTTTGAGCTagtattcttttattctttacaatttttttcattcttttagatttttcttctaaatcattcattcattcattcataatcatattgtacaaataagtgttcatttataaattcatactttccttgtatattctttggtacccaCTATAGGTCCCCAGgtatcaatgacatgagtaatGCTGCTACATATTCAggatctccttttgagcaagatatgtgtttagagAGATCTCATGACTTTAAAGATGACATAGATCGTAGCCTATCtccagacttgttgaggatggtagagcaagAAGAGAATAAATTTTACCTCTTGAAGAGACAATGGGGATTGTGACTTTAGGAGAACATGCATAACCGAAGAaacgaagcaagaccttgttaagttacttcaagagttcaaagatgtcttcgtatgGTTATACCATGATATGCCCAGGTTAAGCACTGATATTGTAATCGGAGCAATAGCACGTTAAAAATTTGCAGTATGTTCAAGTTCACATCATGAACGATGCAGTTAGAATTCTTTACCGGGGCAATACCTTCTTCTCTAGCTTATTCCGTTGAAGTCAAATTGTCATTTTTCCGTATTTTTGTTGGATTTCATcctaattgaagaggaagatcTAAAATTTTCTCGTCATAGTTAAATTtcgccccaaaaggctctatgagAGAAACCTGATGCCAAAGAAGATCTTTCGCATACAaaatgaaagtggaagatcttatggGGAAGACCTTATCTGGAATAATATTGATTTTGATCGAAAGGGATGACTAGGACTTGCCTAATACTATGAGTGCATattcaatgaaaaaaaaaggaaaaaagaaaagaacaaaaaaagaaaaaagaacaaaaagaacaaaaaacaaaaacaaaaagaaataaaaaaacctcTACAGGGGCAATGTCTTTCTCTTTAGCTTATCACGGTTTTTTCCATTAAAGTTAAAATTCTTTCTCTTCGGGTATTGGTTGAGCTGAAGTAGGATGAAGATCTAATCTCGATACGATTAGTTGAACTTAATTGAaggaaaaaggctaaaagctattcgtcatagtcagatgtaccaaaaacggaTGATGcaagcttacaacaaaaaggttcgtcccagagaatttcacAATggagacctagtattgaaaaaggTCCTTTCTTTACAAAAGAGTTTTAGAGAAAAATGAGTGCCAAAGTGGGAATGTcattatgttgtaaagaagacatTTTCTGGaggagcactgatcctgagtgagatgGATAGTAAAAAACTTGTCtaatcctgtaaactcagatttagtcaagaaatacttcgctTAAAGAAGGAGAGGACcaaggtaaaaacccgcaaaTAGCACTTTgagttgcaaaaaaaaaatgatgatgtgaaaaatgtgaaaaaatgaaaatgaaaaatgaaaaaatgaaaaatggaaaaaataaaaatggagaggctaaagTGAAAACCAgcaaagggcgccttagaccaaaggggatttgagttgaaaacctaaaaaagggcggctcaaattttgatcagaatggggcatgaggtaaTAAGagtagctcaaattttgatcagattggggcatgtggcgatcttgctatgcctgaatcagCAGGAAAGGGTACGCGACATCTTGGAGCATCGACAGAGTATTGTAGATCTCCTaagcacatgtcaaactcagaatggtcttcaggaagtttgtacagagaagttcaagctgcgatatctggggcacctagttttcatactatttttattgaattaCCTGTTCTTGGGATGcttcattttttttcaagatACGAGTCAATTCTTCTTTTATTCTTAATATTCTTGATAATATATTCATCTCAAGCTATgttctcaaatcaattctatgtTATCCATCGTTTTgctctttttgcaagcatgttaaattagaataatgattaatggactaataaaactttcacaagggaagtttcgcatattactctaaaagtttctaaataatatagaaacctgaaacaggactattgtttagaacgcaccaggtttaaatgttggaaatctgagaaggaaaagtctaaattaagactttcttttttattttgttgtaaaaaacattgattgaacaaaacaaCAGGATGATAGGTTGGTGGCAAGGCTTagatgaacaagcaagcaatgatcactaaGCAATAGGAAGAGGTGTCCTCGGAGAAGAAAGCATTCATTTTtacatgagcatttggtatgacacatTGGAAATGGTGTAAAgaaccaaa from Gossypium hirsutum isolate 1008001.06 chromosome D12, Gossypium_hirsutum_v2.1, whole genome shotgun sequence includes these protein-coding regions:
- the LOC107946837 gene encoding transcription factor bHLH71, whose product is MLESGLVFRETRIARYIVWRCRLGFSREMTLETLSSNDLLNFVIYDTISATPYSSNDSFVTTFSMEEQSTSTALNCFPMVTPPQCCRSTATEAMERRPNLAVQGRKKRRRKPRVCKNKEEAETQRMTHIAVERNRRKQMNEHLAVLRSLMPESYVQRGDQASIVGGAIEFVKELEHLLQTLEAEKFRVLQQVTPAAAANEETTNTNSKMLSSPPFAQFLMQPQYTWSQIPNKYTSKTKASTADIEVTLIETHANLRILLRKGPTQLCKLVAGFQSLYLSILHLNVTTLDPFVLYSISAKVEEGCQLSSVDDIARAVHHMIRIIEQDATALC